The sequence CGACCCGGAAAATAATCCGGAGTCCACCATCTCCGTGAATTACGGAACACGCGTTAACATCGATCCTTATTTGACCTATTACACTAAAAAAGGATATCGTCACCAATTACGTACACGTGTTTACTGGACCAATAACGTAAACAATACGAATCAGGGAGCGAATTCATACATGACCTATGGCGAATATCAGTTTTCGCGCAAATTCAAAAATGAACTAAATCTTACAGCTGGAGCAGTGGGGTATTATTCCAACATCACTTCGCAATTGTACGGCAATCACTATGGCATAAACGGAGGAGCATTTGTGCAGGCCGATAAAAAATGGCAGCGCTGGACCGTTAGCGGAGGAATGCGAATGGAATATTACCGTATCGATACTTCCGAAACGGTTTCTAAAACCTCATTGGGAAATACCAAATTGAGTTTGCCTTTTAAACCGGTATTCAGAGCCGGAGCAAATTTTCATGCACTGGAAGAAACGTATTTACGTGCGAGTATCGGACAAGGCTATCGCTTCCCTACAGTAGCAGAAAAATACGTGAGTACTTCGGTTGGCGCATTAAAAATATTTCCAAATCCATCCCTCACCGCCGAGAGTGGTTGGAGTGCAGAAGTGGGCGTGAAGCAAGGTGTAAAAATTAAAAAATGGGTCGGCTATTTAGATGTAGCAGCATTTGTAACGCAATACACCAATATGATGGAATTTGCATTTGGCGTTTACAATCCCGATTCTATTCCTTTAAATCTAAATCCCGCTTCCCCGGGATTCCCGACCAAATGGGCAGGATTCCGTGCTCAAAATGCAGAGGAAGCAAGAATATCGGGGATCGATATGAGTATTGTGGGTAAAGGAAAAATTTTCAGAAAAATAGATATGACCGTTTTTGCCGGTTATACTTATATGCGTCCCGTTACACTCAACGACGATAGCACCTATCTGCATTCCT is a genomic window of Flavobacteriales bacterium containing:
- a CDS encoding TonB-dependent receptor, which codes for YDNPKRDTLRWWSCNPVYNGINFFHSQKFGRFDLVVGGAGFSDQGYRQDEYEYRGRVNFNTRYRSKIEGLSFGVNGNYQYGKSGVFIIWQDADNVFRPYGGGDPENNPESTISVNYGTRVNIDPYLTYYTKKGYRHQLRTRVYWTNNVNNTNQGANSYMTYGEYQFSRKFKNELNLTAGAVGYYSNITSQLYGNHYGINGGAFVQADKKWQRWTVSGGMRMEYYRIDTSETVSKTSLGNTKLSLPFKPVFRAGANFHALEETYLRASIGQGYRFPTVAEKYVSTSVGALKIFPNPSLTAESGWSAEVGVKQGVKIKKWVGYLDVAAFVTQYTNMMEFAFGVYNPDSIPLNLNPASPGFPTKWAGFRAQNAEEARISGIDMSIVGKGKIFRKIDMTVFAGYTYMRPVTLNDDSTYLHSFSDGVKIKTFDGKEAYMLKYRYKHMAKADVQFDYKKVTFGLSARYISNIENIDYTFENLEVKIGNGILPLYDYILPGLPEYRDKHNRGSCVFDIRAGYNINKNARVSAVVNNMFNLEYMGRPGDVQAPRTFALQVMVQF